The following DNA comes from Papaver somniferum cultivar HN1 chromosome 4, ASM357369v1, whole genome shotgun sequence.
GGTGATGCAAACCAAGAATCAGAGTTTAATCAATACCCACATTAACCGATTCCAACATTCGGTGTTTATATATGTCCATATAATCCGATTAtaccttactttcagaaacaaaatattcattacatagtttaggaaattagcgcatTACATATATAAGACAATTCAgtatgggaattctagaatttgacacatcaaatgctcgtCAATGAACCTCCAAGCACGTCGGTACAACATCGTATATTCTTTatggtgaatgaacttagtttagccattacgaattctccatagcccgttgaaacgttccggctgaaattcaatgaattcttaaatgttagtatgtgaacttttgacataggtataaaaatgaccgcattactcactttttccctaagacgagctcgtggatgatagtggtacaccatatttctaacttttatGTACTCTCGCATTGCGCTTTTTATGTATTGGAATCGAaaagccaagtctctccatttacCGGTATTGGGATTCgcggtacgcccgtaaaagaactcttaactctcttccaaaacattgaatagatttcattcggacgttcacagaacgtattagcaaacaatttaaccaaacacaaatcttcaaacagttcccattccattttctaggctaagtatctaatgtgggagtggctcaaagaggttgtccttatatagatgaagtgtcaacgactattttttttaattaaattcaCACAATCAGATTTTAGAGATGACCCCATAGACCGATTGTGTCtttacaaaatcatataaaatatgcCTCTCATCAATCTGGCTTTTGTAatgcatatgtaatccgattcttagCAAAAAAAGgttacaaaaattttcttcatagcAATCGGGTTACATATATGTACATGTAAACTGATTCTAAGCAAAAAAAGTTACATAACTTTTCTTCATAGCAACCGGATTACATATatgtacatgtaaaccgattcttagCAAAAAAAGTTATAAAACTTTTCTTCATAACAATTGGATTACATATaggtacatgtaaaccgattctgaaactgAACCTCTGGGAAACTGTCAGAATCGGGTTACATATAGGTACATGTAAACCGATCTGACTGAAAAATGCCAGAATCCTGCATTTTTTGCACACACATTGTAGTTGGTTATTTTATCGCGTCTTGGACAaacacaattttttttcaaaataaaccaaattaagtcattcataaactaggaatataaccaaacataattcgacaataagtttaagacaagacataagttttgactccatatttatccatagttaaagacataaacatgaatataaccattcattcatgaacttccccaccacgaccacgaccacgtccaccgcCACGACCACGTCCACTACGTCCTCATTTACCAGGTTGGgcgctgctcgatgcaccttcGGACATCTTTTTTTTTGGAGGGTGGGGGgatctcttcctcttcttctttggctcCTCCTCCAGTTCCCCAAACTTTGAACCagcttctacatcttcgagattgttcaattcatcaatcatCTTTTCATCGGCCTTAACATTTTTCCCTTCCCTGATTTATAGCTTTGCTTGGGTTATCAAGTACCCGACTTGGCTTCTCTGTTTCCATTTTAAAGAACAAACATTCAACAAAAAACGCTAATAACATTAACAAAACcgtaattgagtaacaatacgcACCAGGCATTCAAGAGAcgtatctttgtcctctatctTGGGACTCTCATttactcgtatcactcgagtatgcgaaatATTGAGGTACCACGACATGTAACCCGGAATTGCATCATCATCTGTTCGAGATGGACCATCCATAATATATCTGTGAAACGCTCTGTCTTCCCAATAATCACATGATGGTAAAGGCTTGTGAACAATGTCAACATCATTATCCTATGATTTGGTTTTTTTCTCATTGATTTTGAACATCTTGTGCTCCTTTGGGATTTTTTCTACGTAACCGCGTTGTCTTGCGACTCTCGTCGGGTTGTACATTACttatcctcttgggtgaaacaaaggcccCAAATAATCACTTTGCTCTTCGCACACAATCTTCTTTCCTTTTACTTTAGCTAAATCCTCCTTGTAAGGATCATATACAACAACTTTCGTCGTCAAGTTGTCCAACTGGCGTCTCAACTTCAGATAATCCTTTTTTTGGTTCCTCGGCTTACTTATGTAGGTGTACTTGTCTCCATAATACCTGTGGTCCCATTCCTTGTTCTCAAAAGACCTTTGAGAAAATATTGGGAAGTGCATATATATCCACGCCTGCAAAAAAGCCATATTCCCTCCGATTTGGTTCCTTTGAGCcctagaagcctttctcaactcgttcAACGAATGTGCAAGGATGGCAGTGCCCCAAGAGTATTTGTGAATCTTGTCAAATGGTTGTAACAACTGGATAAAGTTGGTGCTCACACGGGCAGCGGAAACATCGGGGAAGATAACATCTCCCAGGAGGTAGAGGACATACGCATTGGCTGTGGCGATGATACGTTCCGGCGTCACCTCTTTTCCATCAGCACGAAGCTTCTTTTTTCCCATGAAGTTGTATCTCAGCTTCGAAAGATGAAATATCCTCTGCTTTGACTTGCCTACCAACATCTCTGACTTGGTCCtctcctcatcccattggaacacatCCTTGGTGAACGTGTAAATATTTTCCCACTCAAGCTCTTGCGCGTAACCTTTGTAATTCATGGCTTTACCTTCTATGCTTAACCCGgtaatgaacttcgcatcatttggagttacCGTCAGTTCTCCAAACGTAAGATGCAAGGTATCTGTTTCCCCGTAACATCTCTCGGCaaaggcggaacaaagaggtTTGTCGTAACCAAGGTCAAAATTCTCGACCGCAGCTATCAACCCCATAGAATTGACTAGATCGATTACTTCCGAAACTTCACCAACGGTTGATTCTATTGCTCGTGGTGGCCATTTCCTCATCATACTCACTGGCGTTCCTGGCTTCATACGACGAACGAAatccttgtgatcctataaaacaaaacaaaaccggtggacaacaatcaaaacactacACGGATAATATTTTTATGTTACATAGCATAAGGTTTAGGTACTTACTATGGTATGGAAAACGACGACGGCCCAatggtgtggttagaaaagacacacaaaagacttgcaagtatacaaggccaagttttagtatagaaagtaagcaagggatcagtccacagggattaggagtgcataaagaagttaaactatgctggcagatgatgtaaaacaagatgcaagaccacaatgttatagtggcagtgaaacaaagagggaaaatggcatgaaccaaggctgtgagccaagggcatgggagacagtgcactgatttcagtgcacagcaagctgtaaattgcacaaaaactaaacaaagcagcaaggaaaatttaactaagcaataagaaaaacagattcggagttgcaagtgactgtgaaaacaaattgtgggttaagATAAAgccttgaatccacccttgtgacctatccagacaatgtaattctaggttgaattcctaatggaactaagtgacagctaaggtcaatttatgatcctaagcatacaaatggaatggaaagagaattagcttgctatgagcactaatttctcccattgctcaatcaaaacaatgcactaaggctctaacctagcattccactatcatacagtgcactgaggtttcatctaaacctcagctgcaacaatttagctcatgctcaacatataaacaacattaacattcatcatacaagataattcaaacacactagacatggtgaacaaatacaattgaaattactgaatttgaaattaaacaagaggtaacagtagagagcactggctagtccaggcccctatggtggtgctctggctaatccaggcataccctctACAACACCCAaagtcccctatttatacattcagttgaaaccccaaaattcccccaaatcagcaaatttagggtttgtaaaaattacaaattaacctcacctaattctctgaattcACTCAGTAGCTCTCACCCACGCTTCCACTTCATAcatacaatcattaaaacataaaatccccaaaaatctaaaattagggttttatcaaaaattgaattagcccttacctaatctctgaaaactcttgagtgtgtcgacccatgcttccttatggtctcctgatgcttcccacaCCTTTAATTGCGTTTCtagctcactaatttcatcaacacctaaaactagggtttcagtgggaagaataggttgaggggttgatgtaatgagtggctaggggataggagaatgatggAGTGTAGTGGTGGCGGTataggcagagcaggtggtggtgatggtggggtcagagcaggtggagaaggtggtggtggttctgcacagtgtatggaggaggagaggtcgatggaagaaggggaaggggatgtttggtaggggtatatggctcggatgttatggtgttgagcggtttcagcgagggaagatgttatgcgatcttcgccgtaggatgagaagatggtaggtagatctgacggcgatgcggaggcaagcgatgagcgaccgtcggatgaagggatacaacgaaacgaacggcacttggtggagttaggtactgtagtgtaaagcgaagatatcaaactttgatgcacagcaagggagcgaccgtaggatacTTCTGAGAACTGTTCTGACGGCTGAAAACGCAagcggatatggatttgggttttaggattttgggtatagaatatgggtttgagaaatgagtttgggcttgggaaatcttgagcccacttcttctttaagaacaaatcttccttcttgagcccatttctagtcttttggttttatgcgcaccattcttcgcggcttccttgcgtaatttcttccggcttttcactgcttttctgctccgcaaatcatccagactttatttggtacctaaaaatgcaaaattaattaagaaaaatatttattcttgaaaacaatgaaaatacagaatatgggataaaatgtagaattaatgcacaaaagatgagttaaatgccaacaaaaagggataaatatatacattatttggcactcatcaaatacccccaaacctgaattttactcgtcctcaagtaaaacaaaactaaggaaatcctacctataccactgtcgctggtctctcgaatgcatttagcgtatgcactaagccttttaaaccactaagtgtccctagtggacgagtgaagtatcgtgaaggtttgcttagaacgtacctacaaagttctaggtcaaaatataagctcagattccatcaaatgtgacatgtgcaagtcagtttaagctcgcagcaaaatggagatgtcaatctagctatcaaaggcacaatcctagcactgataacaaaaaaagacatgtgataagagtgtaaagtgtatctacacatgtgtaaagaaagatctgaagttatgactactaatcaccaagagatagtttctcaggctaagaaccaaggtcgaaatctatcTAGCTGtctggactttacgagaattgtgaatgagttggaggtatttcacaattactcgcgttgtacatcaatgacatccacccttccttgcttattacaataaaacacaaaagatgactcttatttacattgactactctcttttatttttggaacaagagaggatggaattgaaaaatacttgatttatttttatttttattttttgatattttttctgaatatatacatcgtttttttttttttttttttttttttttttttggaatttttaattttttcaaaaaggaagagttctatttttcgattatagcatgttatcaaagtatctacttttcacccccaaacctaaactaaacattgtcctcaatgtttcaaaagataaacatgattataacacataccatgagaacgatgctaagtgtagaaaaaagaaagagattaccggatattggcgaaagtaagttttgaactccattattcaaggcaaagtccaacatatgtcagccgagatcatattggattagcaaaatatatacaaaaggaacaaaaaggtttttaagaaattttatctactggattatatacaaaaattcaccatacactaacaatctaaagagttgaggatcaacccaaaagacaaagtgtagaggtttcaacagcttcacacaataataatatgataggcatgcaactgaagctgtgaaacaaaatgagctacccccaaacctggatttttcaacagataaaattttggatacaaaatctcgcagtttttggggttcatcatgcacaaggtctaattcgaaatgaactttgctagggacgggtacacatgctaattccaactgtggttcctcaaagatattatacttagatgcaaaatagtccaagaggacttgagaggcacacagttccaggcctaNNNNNNNNNNatgagcactaatttctcccattgctcaatcaaaacaatgcactaaggctctaacctagcattccactatcatacagtgcactgaggtttcatctaaacctcagctgcaacaatttagctcatgctcaacatataaacaacattaacattcatcaNNNNNNNNNNtgaagctgtgaaacaaaatgagctacccccaaacctggatttttcaacagataaaattttggatacaaaatctcgcagtttttggggttcatcatgcacaaggtctaattcgaaatgaactttgctagggacgggtacacatgctaattccaactgtggttcctcaaagatattatacttagatgcaaaatagtccaagaggacttgagaggcacacagttccaggcctaaattaggtattctcatgaaaattggtttgacaatattgtgacaaactaaatctaggtaggatacaaggctatcagattgtgacttaggcaagaaagtgacatctaagcgtctcacatgcatgagatcaagagtatcaatattatcagtcacatcagcattatctaagtcacactcaagatgtgtagcatgctcatcatcacaaaaaatttgcacaagtcctaattcagaatcatggttatccaatatattcaaattatcatcaacagaagcaatatattgtggcttaagtatggaatcagacacatcaactatgttttcatgcataggatcattagtgtcaacagaagatttacctaagtcatgctcttcacaggataattgcacaatatctaaatcagtatcaacatcacatgcatatgaaatactagaagaaatatcattcatgaaggtcggggcagaaaagcctaatgcatttgaaaccaaaggttccacaacattttcagcatagacatgttcttctaacataacatcatcatcatcatcatcatagtaatatgcatacttgtccctattagcagttgtggtgtcattagtcaactcatgttcctctagattaggttcatattcaatatcatacacatgagaaggact
Coding sequences within:
- the LOC113273373 gene encoding protein MAINTENANCE OF MERISTEMS-like; its protein translation is MRKWPPRAIESTVGEVSEVIDLVNSMGLIAAVENFDLGYDKPLCSAFAERCYGETDTLHLTFGELTVTPNDAKFITGLSIEGKAMNYKGYAQELEWENIYTFTKDVFQWDEERTKSEMLVGKSKQRIFHLSKLRYNFMGKKKLRADGKEVTPERIIATANAYVLYLLGDVIFPDVSAARVSTNFIQLLQPFDKIHKYSWGTAILAHSLNELRKASRAQRNQIGGNMAFLQAWIYMHFPIFSQRSFENKEWDHRYYGDKYTYISKPRNQKKDYLKLRRQLDNLTTKVVVYDPYKEDLAKVKGKKIVCEEQSDYLGPLFHPRG